In Streptomyces longhuiensis, the following proteins share a genomic window:
- a CDS encoding metal-sensitive transcriptional regulator — protein sequence MTPTVPNPAPKDTATTAHDEASVRAVLNRLRRAQGQLAGVITMVEEGRDCRDVVTQLAAVSRALDRAGFKIIAGRMRECLTATEDGGTPAMNEAELEKLFLTLA from the coding sequence ATGACCCCGACCGTGCCGAACCCGGCCCCCAAGGACACTGCGACCACCGCTCACGACGAAGCCTCCGTGCGCGCCGTGCTCAACCGCCTGCGCCGCGCCCAGGGGCAGTTGGCAGGAGTCATCACGATGGTCGAGGAAGGCCGCGACTGCCGGGACGTCGTCACCCAGCTCGCCGCCGTGAGCCGCGCGCTGGACCGCGCCGGCTTCAAAATCATCGCGGGCCGGATGCGCGAGTGCCTGACCGCCACCGAGGACGGCGGCACCCCCGCCATGAACGAGGCCGAGCTGGAAAAACTCTTCCTCACGCTGGCCTGA
- a CDS encoding MFS transporter yields the protein MDGDRGTWRKCSLAGAVFAVCMAGTTLPTPLYGLYQDKFGFSELTVTVVYAVYAFGVIGVLLLAGNASDAVGRRPVLLWGLGFAAASAVCFLSATGLEWLYAGRLLSGFAAGLFTGAATVYVIELAPHGGVPRATFVATAANMGGLGCGPLLAGLLAQYAAWPLYLPFAVHLALVVASAAVLLWLPETVAERRALSTVRPQRPSLPPQVRPVFVPAAIASFVGFALFGVFTSVSPAFLAESLDVDNHAVSGLVVALAFFSSTAGQLAVTRVGMERSLPLGSAGLLAGLALLAGALRWDLMLLVVLSALVGGIGQGLAFRAALGAVAEASPPDHRASVISTLFVVAYTGISVPVIGVGLLTGPIGLEGAGLVFIAVMAVLVSTAGVYLVRRMRRTTPEHARPAP from the coding sequence ATGGACGGTGATCGCGGAACATGGCGTAAGTGTTCTCTTGCCGGCGCGGTGTTTGCCGTGTGTATGGCCGGGACCACCCTGCCGACCCCGCTCTACGGGCTCTACCAGGACAAGTTCGGGTTCTCCGAGCTGACGGTGACCGTCGTCTATGCGGTGTACGCCTTCGGGGTCATCGGTGTGCTGTTGCTGGCCGGCAACGCGTCAGACGCTGTCGGGCGGCGGCCGGTGCTGTTGTGGGGCCTGGGGTTCGCGGCTGCCAGCGCCGTCTGCTTCCTCAGCGCCACCGGACTGGAGTGGCTGTACGCGGGGCGGCTGCTCTCCGGATTCGCCGCCGGGCTGTTCACCGGGGCCGCCACCGTGTACGTGATCGAGCTGGCGCCGCACGGCGGCGTCCCCCGCGCCACGTTCGTGGCGACCGCCGCCAACATGGGCGGGCTGGGCTGCGGTCCGCTGCTCGCCGGACTGCTCGCCCAGTACGCCGCCTGGCCGCTGTACCTGCCCTTCGCCGTGCACCTCGCGCTGGTGGTCGCCTCGGCCGCCGTGCTGCTGTGGCTGCCGGAGACCGTGGCCGAGCGGCGGGCACTGAGTACCGTACGGCCGCAGCGGCCCAGCCTGCCCCCGCAGGTGCGGCCGGTGTTCGTGCCCGCCGCGATCGCCTCGTTCGTGGGGTTCGCGTTGTTCGGGGTGTTCACCTCGGTCAGTCCGGCGTTCCTCGCCGAGTCCCTGGACGTGGACAACCACGCCGTGAGCGGCCTGGTCGTCGCGCTCGCCTTCTTCTCCTCGACCGCGGGGCAACTGGCCGTCACCCGGGTCGGGATGGAGCGGTCACTGCCGCTGGGCTCCGCCGGACTCCTCGCCGGTCTGGCGCTGCTCGCGGGAGCGTTGCGATGGGACCTGATGCTCCTGGTGGTGCTGAGCGCGCTCGTCGGGGGTATCGGGCAGGGGCTGGCATTTCGTGCGGCGCTCGGCGCGGTGGCCGAGGCGTCTCCCCCGGACCATCGCGCGTCGGTGATCTCCACGCTGTTCGTGGTGGCGTACACGGGCATCTCCGTGCCGGTCATCGGTGTCGGACTGCTGACCGGGCCGATCGGCCTGGAAGGTGCCGGGCTCGTGTTCATCGCGGTCATGGCGGTCCTGGTGTCGACCGCGGGTGTCTACCTGGTCCGGCGGATGCGTCGTACGACACCTGAGCACGCGCGCCCTGCCCCGTAG
- a CDS encoding pyruvate carboxylase, whose translation MFRKVLVANRGEIAIRAFRAGFELGARTVAVFPHEDRNSLHRMKADEAYEIGEAGHPVRAYLSVEEIIRAARRAGADAIYPGYGFLSENPELALACERSGITFVGPSAETLELTGNKARAVAAARAAGVPVLGSSQPSTDVDELVRAADDLGFPLFVKAVAGGGGRGMRRVEDAATLRESIEAAAREAESAFGDPTVFLEKAVVEPRHIEVQILADGEGRVIHLFERDCSLQRRHQKVIELAPAPNLDPEVRERICADAVKFARQIGYRNAGTVEFLLDPAGQHVFIEMNPRIQVEHTVTEEVTDVDLVQAQLRIAAGETLDDLGLSQDTVRLRGAALQCRITTEDPANGFRPDTGKISAYRSPGGSGIRLDGGTTHAGTEISAHFDSMLVKLTCRGRDFETAVGRARRAVAEFRIRGVSTNIPFLQAVLDDPDFAAGRITTSFIEKRPHLLTARHSADRGSKLLTYLADVTVNKPHGERPPLIDAATKLPRLPEGAPPAGSKQKLTELGPEGFARWLRASPTIGVTDTTFRDAHQSLLATRVRTKDLLAAAPAVAQTVPQLLSLECWGGATYDVALRFLAEDPWDRLAELRAAVPNICLQMLLRGRNTVGYTPYPTEVTNAFVEEAAATGIDIFRIFDALNDVGQMRPAIDAVRETGSAVAEVALCYTSDLSDPSEKLYTLDYYLRLAEQIVDAGAHVLAVKDMAGLLRAPAAAKLVSALRREFDLPVHIHTHDTAGGQLATYLAAIQAGADAVDGAVASMAGTTSQPSLSAIVAATNHSERPTGLDLQAVCDLEPYWESVRKIYAPFEAGLSSPTGRVYHHEIPGGQLSNLRTQAIALGLGDRFEDIEAMYAAADRILGHLVKVTPSSKVVGDLALHLVGAGVSPEDFEAEPNSFDLPSSVIGFLHGELGLPPGGWPEPFRTKALQGRAGPEPMRELSAEERAGLAKDPRATLNQLLFPGPTKEFENHRQAYGDTSVLASKDFFYGISPGREYSVDLEPGVRLLIELEAIGEADERGVRTVMATLNGQLRPIQVRDHSVASDVPVTEKADKANSNHVAAPFAGVVTLAVAEGDTVEAGATVATIEAMKMEASITAPKAGTVSRRAINAIQQVEGGDLLIELA comes from the coding sequence ATGTTCCGTAAGGTGCTCGTCGCCAACCGCGGAGAGATCGCGATCCGGGCGTTCCGCGCCGGCTTTGAGCTAGGGGCTCGAACCGTCGCGGTGTTCCCCCATGAGGACCGCAACTCCCTGCACCGGATGAAGGCGGACGAAGCCTACGAGATCGGCGAGGCCGGGCACCCCGTGCGGGCCTATCTCTCCGTCGAGGAGATCATCCGCGCCGCGCGCAGGGCAGGCGCCGACGCCATCTATCCCGGGTACGGCTTCCTTTCCGAGAACCCCGAACTGGCCCTCGCCTGCGAGCGTTCCGGCATCACGTTCGTCGGGCCGAGCGCGGAGACGCTCGAACTGACCGGGAACAAGGCACGTGCTGTGGCCGCGGCCCGCGCGGCCGGCGTCCCCGTCCTCGGCTCCTCGCAGCCCTCCACCGACGTCGACGAACTGGTCCGGGCCGCCGACGATCTCGGTTTCCCGCTCTTCGTGAAGGCCGTGGCCGGAGGCGGCGGACGCGGCATGCGACGCGTCGAGGACGCGGCGACGCTGCGCGAGTCGATCGAGGCGGCGGCCCGTGAGGCCGAGTCGGCGTTCGGCGACCCGACCGTCTTCCTGGAGAAGGCCGTTGTCGAGCCCCGGCACATCGAGGTGCAGATCCTCGCCGACGGCGAGGGCCGCGTCATCCATCTCTTCGAGCGCGACTGCTCCTTGCAGCGACGCCACCAGAAGGTGATCGAGCTGGCCCCCGCGCCGAACCTCGACCCCGAGGTACGCGAGCGGATCTGCGCCGACGCCGTGAAGTTCGCCCGGCAGATCGGCTACCGCAACGCGGGCACCGTCGAGTTCCTCCTCGACCCCGCCGGACAGCATGTGTTCATCGAGATGAATCCGCGGATCCAGGTCGAGCACACGGTGACCGAGGAAGTCACCGATGTGGACCTCGTCCAGGCGCAGCTGCGGATCGCCGCCGGTGAGACGCTGGACGACCTCGGCCTGTCCCAGGACACCGTCCGCCTCCGCGGCGCCGCGCTGCAGTGCCGGATCACCACCGAGGACCCGGCCAACGGTTTCCGCCCCGACACCGGCAAGATCAGCGCCTACCGTTCCCCGGGCGGCTCCGGCATCCGGCTGGACGGCGGCACCACCCACGCCGGTACGGAGATCAGCGCCCACTTCGACTCGATGCTGGTCAAACTCACGTGCCGGGGAAGGGACTTCGAGACGGCGGTCGGCCGGGCCCGGCGGGCCGTCGCCGAGTTCCGCATCCGTGGTGTGTCGACGAACATCCCCTTCCTCCAGGCCGTTCTCGACGATCCCGACTTCGCCGCCGGACGCATCACCACCTCGTTCATCGAGAAGCGGCCCCATCTGCTGACCGCTCGTCACTCGGCGGACCGCGGGTCGAAGTTGCTCACCTACCTCGCCGACGTCACGGTCAACAAGCCGCACGGCGAGCGGCCCCCGCTGATCGACGCGGCGACCAAGCTGCCGCGGCTGCCCGAAGGCGCACCGCCCGCCGGCTCCAAGCAGAAGCTGACCGAGCTCGGCCCCGAGGGCTTCGCCCGGTGGCTGCGCGCCTCGCCCACCATCGGTGTCACCGACACCACGTTCCGGGACGCGCATCAGTCGCTGCTCGCCACCCGGGTCCGCACCAAGGACCTGCTCGCCGCGGCGCCGGCCGTGGCGCAGACGGTTCCGCAGCTGCTCTCGCTGGAGTGCTGGGGCGGCGCGACCTACGACGTCGCGCTGCGCTTCCTCGCCGAGGACCCGTGGGACCGGCTCGCCGAACTGCGCGCGGCCGTGCCCAACATCTGCCTGCAGATGCTCCTGCGCGGCCGTAACACCGTCGGCTACACGCCGTACCCCACCGAGGTCACCAACGCCTTCGTGGAAGAGGCGGCCGCCACCGGCATCGACATCTTCCGGATCTTCGACGCCCTGAACGACGTGGGTCAGATGCGGCCCGCCATCGACGCCGTGCGTGAGACCGGCTCGGCGGTCGCGGAGGTCGCCCTGTGCTACACCTCCGACCTGTCCGACCCGTCGGAGAAGCTCTACACGCTCGACTACTACCTGCGTCTCGCGGAGCAGATCGTGGACGCGGGCGCCCATGTGCTCGCGGTCAAGGACATGGCGGGGCTGCTGCGCGCTCCCGCGGCGGCAAAGCTCGTCTCCGCGCTGCGCAGGGAGTTCGACCTGCCCGTGCACATCCACACGCACGACACCGCGGGCGGCCAGCTGGCCACCTATCTCGCGGCGATCCAGGCGGGCGCCGACGCGGTGGACGGAGCGGTGGCGTCGATGGCGGGCACCACCTCGCAGCCGTCGCTCTCGGCGATCGTCGCCGCCACCAACCACTCGGAACGGCCGACCGGTCTCGATCTTCAGGCGGTCTGCGATCTGGAGCCGTACTGGGAGAGCGTGCGCAAGATCTACGCGCCGTTCGAGGCGGGGCTGTCCTCACCGACCGGCCGCGTCTACCACCACGAGATCCCGGGCGGCCAGCTCTCCAATCTCCGGACGCAGGCCATCGCGCTCGGGCTCGGCGACCGGTTCGAGGACATCGAGGCGATGTACGCCGCCGCCGACCGGATCCTCGGCCACCTCGTGAAGGTCACCCCTTCGTCCAAGGTGGTCGGTGACCTCGCGCTGCACCTCGTGGGGGCCGGGGTGTCGCCCGAGGACTTCGAGGCCGAACCGAACTCGTTCGACCTCCCGTCCTCGGTCATCGGCTTCCTGCACGGCGAGCTGGGTCTGCCGCCCGGCGGGTGGCCGGAGCCGTTCCGCACCAAGGCGCTGCAGGGACGCGCGGGCCCCGAGCCGATGCGCGAGCTGTCCGCCGAGGAGCGCGCCGGCCTGGCGAAGGACCCGCGGGCGACGCTGAACCAACTGCTGTTCCCCGGCCCCACCAAGGAATTCGAGAACCACCGGCAGGCCTACGGCGACACCAGCGTGCTGGCGAGCAAGGACTTCTTCTACGGCATCAGCCCCGGGCGCGAGTACTCCGTGGACCTGGAACCCGGCGTCCGGCTGCTCATCGAGCTGGAGGCCATCGGCGAGGCGGACGAGCGCGGCGTGCGCACCGTGATGGCCACGCTGAACGGTCAACTGCGGCCGATCCAGGTACGGGACCACTCCGTGGCATCCGACGTCCCGGTGACCGAGAAGGCCGACAAAGCCAACTCGAACCACGTCGCCGCGCCGTTCGCGGGTGTCGTCACGCTGGCGGTGGCCGAGGGCGACACGGTGGAGGCCGGTGCGACGGTGGCCACGATCGAGGCGATGAAGATGGAGGCCTCCATCACGGCCCCGAAGGCCGGCACGGTGTCCCGGCGCGCCATCAACGCGATCCAGCAGGTGGAGGGCGGCGACCTGCTGATCGAACTCGCCTGA
- a CDS encoding DinB family protein, with translation MAANELDTQDLAGAPAVSGERAEWLEVLDKHRNFLRFTTRDLTDEQARKRTTTSALCLGGLIKHVTEVERSWVDFILNGPSPTADFAAMTEADWARREDGFRLLPDETLAGVLAAYAEVARRTDDVVADLPDLDAAWPLPKAPWFEPGAQWSTRRVLMHIVAETAQHAGHADIIRESLDGAKTMG, from the coding sequence ATGGCTGCGAACGAGCTGGACACCCAAGACCTTGCAGGGGCACCGGCCGTCAGCGGCGAGCGAGCCGAGTGGCTGGAGGTGCTGGACAAGCACCGCAACTTCCTGCGCTTCACCACCCGTGACCTCACCGACGAGCAGGCCCGGAAGCGGACCACCACGAGCGCGCTCTGCCTGGGCGGTCTCATCAAGCACGTCACCGAGGTCGAGCGGAGCTGGGTCGACTTCATCCTCAACGGCCCCTCCCCCACGGCCGACTTCGCCGCCATGACCGAGGCCGACTGGGCCCGTCGCGAGGACGGGTTCCGGCTCCTGCCCGACGAGACGCTGGCCGGTGTGCTGGCCGCTTACGCCGAGGTGGCCCGCCGCACCGACGACGTGGTCGCCGATCTGCCCGACCTGGATGCCGCGTGGCCGCTGCCGAAGGCCCCGTGGTTCGAGCCGGGCGCTCAGTGGTCGACCCGCCGGGTCCTCATGCACATCGTCGCGGAGACCGCCCAGCACGCCGGCCACGCCGACATCATCCGGGAGTCCCTCGACGGGGCCAAGACGATGGGCTGA
- a CDS encoding phosphotriesterase family protein, whose amino-acid sequence MAMVETVRGPVDSAALERTYMHEHIFVLTPDVQQNYPGEWGDEDARIADAVDKLGALSAQGVRTIVDPTVIGLGRYIPRIQRVAEQLPDLNIVVATGCYTYEEVPFFFHHRGPALNEAAGTEVPDPMVDMFVGDIEDGIAGTGVKAGLLKCAIDRQGLTPGVERVMRAVARAHLRTGTPITVHTHPGAHTGSEVKRVLCDEEGVDPGRVVLGHSGDTTDVDHLGELAEAGFVLGMDRFGINLETTFEARAETVVEMCRRGYADRMVLSQDASCYIDWIDPAVMPLLPQWNYLHIADEVLPYLERRGVAKEQIDTMLVDVPRRYFEAGAKD is encoded by the coding sequence ATGGCCATGGTGGAGACCGTCCGGGGGCCGGTGGATTCGGCCGCGCTGGAGCGCACCTACATGCACGAGCACATCTTCGTGCTGACCCCGGACGTGCAGCAGAACTACCCGGGGGAGTGGGGCGACGAGGACGCCCGGATCGCCGACGCGGTGGACAAGCTCGGCGCGCTCAGTGCCCAGGGCGTCCGCACCATCGTCGACCCGACGGTGATCGGCCTCGGCCGGTACATTCCACGGATCCAGCGCGTCGCCGAGCAGCTTCCCGACCTCAACATCGTCGTGGCGACGGGCTGTTACACGTACGAGGAGGTGCCGTTCTTCTTTCACCACCGCGGTCCGGCGTTGAACGAGGCCGCGGGAACGGAGGTGCCGGACCCGATGGTGGACATGTTCGTCGGCGACATCGAGGACGGCATCGCCGGCACCGGCGTCAAGGCCGGCCTGCTCAAGTGCGCCATCGACCGGCAGGGCCTCACGCCGGGTGTGGAGCGGGTCATGCGTGCGGTGGCCAGGGCGCATCTGCGCACCGGCACCCCGATCACCGTGCACACCCACCCAGGGGCGCACACCGGGTCGGAGGTCAAGCGTGTGCTGTGCGACGAGGAGGGCGTGGACCCGGGCCGGGTCGTGCTCGGGCACAGCGGCGACACCACTGACGTGGACCACCTCGGCGAACTGGCCGAAGCCGGGTTCGTACTCGGGATGGACCGGTTCGGGATCAACCTCGAGACCACCTTCGAGGCCCGGGCCGAGACGGTGGTGGAGATGTGCCGACGCGGGTACGCCGACCGGATGGTGCTCTCGCAGGACGCCTCCTGCTACATCGACTGGATCGACCCGGCCGTCATGCCGCTGCTGCCGCAGTGGAACTACCTGCACATCGCGGACGAGGTGCTGCCGTACCTCGAACGGCGCGGGGTCGCCAAGGAGCAGATCGACACCATGCTCGTCGACGTACCCCGCCGCTACTTCGAGGCCGGCGCGAAGGACTAG
- a CDS encoding 4-hydroxybenzoate 3-monooxygenase: MVVVGAGPAGLTVANILRRAGVGCVVLETETREFIEQRPRAGVIEEWAVRALEERGLAENLLRKAQRHTACEFRFDGRQHRFSYSELTGRHHYVYPQPSLVADLVREYADVRGGDIRFGVRDVQVHDIDTDQPSVSYTCPLSGQRQLVHCDFIAGCDGARGVTRRALPADRFPVARHDYGIGWLSLLAEAPPSSDCVLFGIHQDGFAGQMPRSPEVTRYYLQCAPGDDPENWSHERVWAELRRRLAADGAPELVEGRLIEKRMLDMHDYVVEPMSSGRLFLAGDAAHLVAPIAAKGMNLALHDAFRLGDALVAHLTQEADGNSGGLEGYSEACLRRVWDYQEFSQWLSEVYHGSATGEPFRTGTTLARLRRLFTSPVAAAAFAEQYLGTAERY; this comes from the coding sequence GTGGTCGTGGTGGGCGCCGGTCCCGCCGGGCTGACCGTCGCGAACATCCTCAGACGCGCCGGGGTCGGCTGCGTGGTCCTCGAGACCGAGACGCGGGAGTTCATCGAGCAGCGGCCGCGCGCCGGAGTCATCGAAGAGTGGGCGGTTCGCGCCCTGGAGGAACGGGGTCTCGCCGAGAACCTGCTGCGGAAGGCGCAGCGGCACACCGCGTGTGAGTTCCGGTTCGACGGCCGTCAACACCGCTTCTCCTACAGTGAATTGACGGGGCGACACCACTACGTCTACCCGCAGCCGTCGCTCGTCGCGGACCTGGTGCGCGAGTACGCAGACGTGCGGGGCGGCGACATCAGGTTCGGCGTCCGGGACGTGCAGGTGCACGACATCGACACCGATCAGCCATCGGTTTCGTACACATGCCCCCTCTCCGGTCAACGGCAGTTGGTCCATTGCGACTTCATCGCAGGGTGTGACGGAGCGCGTGGGGTGACTCGGCGCGCACTGCCCGCCGATCGATTCCCGGTCGCGCGCCACGACTACGGCATAGGTTGGCTGTCCCTGCTGGCCGAGGCGCCGCCTTCCTCCGACTGTGTGCTCTTCGGTATCCATCAGGACGGGTTCGCCGGACAGATGCCTCGCAGTCCCGAGGTGACCCGTTACTACCTCCAGTGCGCGCCCGGCGACGACCCGGAGAACTGGTCGCACGAGCGCGTATGGGCCGAGCTGCGCCGGCGGCTCGCTGCGGACGGTGCCCCCGAGTTGGTCGAGGGGCGGCTGATCGAGAAGCGGATGCTCGACATGCACGACTATGTCGTCGAGCCGATGTCTTCCGGGCGCCTGTTCCTGGCCGGTGACGCGGCCCACCTCGTGGCGCCGATCGCGGCGAAGGGCATGAACCTCGCTCTCCACGACGCCTTCCGGCTCGGGGACGCACTGGTCGCCCACCTCACGCAGGAAGCCGACGGCAACAGCGGAGGCCTGGAGGGCTATTCGGAGGCCTGCCTGCGTCGCGTGTGGGACTACCAGGAGTTCTCGCAGTGGCTGTCCGAGGTCTACCACGGGTCCGCCACGGGGGAGCCGTTCCGGACCGGTACCACGCTCGCCCGGCTGCGACGCCTGTTCACCTCGCCGGTCGCGGCGGCCGCCTTCGCCGAGCAGTACCTCGGCACGGCCGAGCGCTACTGA
- a CDS encoding chlorohydrolase family protein, with translation MRTALHAQWILGFEDGDHVLHRDADVVYEDDRIIHVGPGWRGETDLRLDMGAALISPGFIDLDALADIDHALLDSWAEPGLKEGHQWSEEYFGTRRRDVFTLEERRFIREYALAQLLLHGITTAMPIASEVHSSWAETYEDALAIAEAASRLGIRTYAGPSYRSGVNLVRTSGRRDVLWDHDRGVQGLADARRFLEYAADTANPLVHGALLPCRIETMSMDLLRATARLAREHDVPVRIHSMQGTLELQLLRQRYDATPLEILERTGLLDCRLFIPHAIFGGDEANGSPPTDRELKKLAEAGVTVVHCPLTSLRYGMALRSFDRYRDAGITIALGTDSYPPDLIRGMDVGGNIAKVVDGRMEAGRAADYFRSATLNAATSLGRCDIGRLATGAQADLVVLDLKDFRLGVVDDPLRTLLMAGSARDVSMTVVAGRTVAADGMIPGLDLMSMRARAQELFERMRSAYTERDLHRRAPDALFPPIFPDAG, from the coding sequence GTGAGAACTGCTCTGCACGCCCAGTGGATTCTGGGCTTCGAAGACGGCGACCATGTTCTCCACCGGGACGCGGACGTCGTGTACGAGGACGACCGGATCATCCATGTCGGCCCGGGCTGGCGTGGTGAGACCGACCTACGGCTCGACATGGGAGCAGCCTTGATCAGCCCCGGGTTCATCGACCTGGACGCTTTGGCCGACATCGACCACGCCCTCCTCGACTCGTGGGCCGAGCCCGGCCTCAAAGAGGGCCACCAGTGGTCCGAGGAGTATTTCGGCACCCGTCGACGAGACGTGTTCACCCTTGAGGAACGGCGCTTCATCCGCGAGTACGCACTGGCCCAACTGCTGCTGCACGGCATCACCACGGCCATGCCCATCGCCTCGGAGGTCCACAGCTCCTGGGCCGAAACCTATGAGGACGCCCTCGCCATCGCCGAGGCGGCCTCGCGCCTCGGCATCCGCACCTACGCCGGCCCCAGCTACCGGTCCGGGGTGAACCTCGTCCGTACCAGCGGTCGGCGAGACGTGCTCTGGGACCACGACCGCGGTGTGCAGGGCCTGGCCGACGCGCGGCGTTTCCTCGAGTACGCGGCCGACACGGCGAACCCGCTGGTTCACGGGGCGTTGCTCCCTTGCCGCATCGAGACCATGTCGATGGACCTGTTGCGCGCGACCGCCCGGCTGGCCCGCGAACACGACGTGCCCGTCCGGATCCACAGCATGCAGGGAACGCTGGAACTGCAACTCCTCCGACAGCGGTACGACGCGACGCCGCTGGAGATCCTGGAACGCACGGGACTGCTCGACTGCCGCCTGTTCATTCCGCATGCCATCTTCGGCGGGGACGAGGCGAACGGCTCGCCGCCCACCGATCGCGAGCTCAAGAAACTCGCCGAGGCCGGCGTCACCGTCGTGCACTGCCCGCTGACGTCGCTGCGCTACGGGATGGCCTTGAGGTCCTTCGACCGATACCGCGATGCCGGAATCACCATCGCCCTGGGCACGGACAGCTATCCGCCGGATCTGATCCGCGGCATGGATGTGGGCGGCAACATCGCCAAGGTCGTGGACGGCCGGATGGAGGCGGGCCGCGCAGCCGACTACTTCCGGTCCGCCACGCTCAACGCGGCTACGTCTCTGGGCCGTTGCGACATCGGAAGGCTGGCGACGGGGGCACAGGCCGACCTCGTCGTGCTCGACCTGAAAGACTTCAGGCTGGGCGTCGTGGACGATCCGCTGCGCACACTCCTGATGGCCGGTTCGGCCCGCGACGTGAGCATGACGGTGGTCGCCGGCCGGACGGTCGCGGCTGACGGCATGATCCCGGGACTCGACCTGATGTCCATGAGGGCCAGAGCGCAAGAGCTCTTCGAGCGCATGCGCTCGGCATACACGGAGCGCGATCTGCACCGACGTGCGCCCGATGCGCTGTTCCCGCCGATCTTTCCCGACGCGGGCTGA
- a CDS encoding sugar phosphate isomerase/epimerase family protein: protein MKIGVDGRKIPGAGERTPLEILDHAQSLGMEGVYFRTVLDITPTLDRGVLRELRQHADRLGLYLQMGLAKVNPYAAAEAPEIRVLGDGDYTRGMLKMIEACREGADCGELWVACGSYKPDLPGYYAIDRFRTDAPWPDQLVAIEKFLRQLAPAAREYDCHLNIETHEEITSTEVVRLVEAVGPDALGITFDSANVLVRGEEPVAAARRVAPYVRATHLRDSILALTDYGLTRTFSPCGLGVMDWAGVLEALGAENPDLCASIEPAGPTLAVPIGLSDDTWLELHPDLVDAEKQELLRAARRYAERAERGEVPTIEQFRSEPYDGEEFVKRSADHLRATLADLGTRTTTVV from the coding sequence ATGAAGATCGGTGTAGATGGCCGCAAGATCCCCGGAGCCGGCGAGCGCACGCCTCTGGAGATCCTCGACCACGCACAGAGCCTCGGTATGGAAGGCGTCTACTTCCGCACCGTGCTCGACATCACCCCCACCCTCGACCGCGGCGTGCTCAGGGAACTGCGCCAGCACGCCGATCGCCTCGGCCTGTACCTCCAGATGGGACTCGCCAAGGTCAATCCCTACGCCGCCGCGGAAGCGCCCGAGATCCGCGTTCTGGGCGACGGCGACTACACCCGCGGCATGCTCAAGATGATCGAGGCGTGCCGGGAGGGCGCCGACTGCGGTGAGCTCTGGGTGGCCTGCGGCAGCTACAAGCCGGATCTGCCCGGCTACTACGCAATCGACCGGTTCCGCACCGATGCGCCCTGGCCGGACCAGCTGGTGGCCATCGAGAAGTTCCTGCGACAGTTGGCCCCCGCCGCGCGCGAGTACGACTGTCACCTCAACATCGAGACTCACGAGGAGATCACCAGCACCGAGGTCGTCCGCCTCGTCGAAGCAGTGGGCCCCGACGCGCTCGGCATCACCTTCGACTCGGCCAACGTGCTGGTACGTGGCGAGGAGCCCGTGGCGGCCGCACGGCGTGTCGCCCCCTACGTGCGGGCCACGCATCTGCGCGACTCGATCCTCGCACTCACCGACTACGGACTGACCCGCACCTTCTCCCCGTGCGGACTCGGAGTCATGGACTGGGCCGGAGTGCTGGAAGCGCTGGGCGCGGAGAACCCGGACCTGTGCGCCTCGATCGAACCCGCCGGGCCGACACTCGCGGTTCCCATCGGGCTGTCCGACGACACCTGGCTGGAGCTCCACCCCGACCTCGTCGATGCCGAGAAGCAGGAACTGCTCCGGGCGGCCCGGCGGTACGCCGAACGTGCGGAACGGGGCGAGGTCCCCACCATCGAGCAGTTCCGCTCCGAACCCTACGACGGCGAAGAGTTCGTCAAGCGCAGCGCCGACCACCTGCGGGCCACCCTCGCGGACCTCGGCACCCGCACGACGACCGTCGTGTAA